A stretch of the Ischnura elegans chromosome 5, ioIscEleg1.1, whole genome shotgun sequence genome encodes the following:
- the LOC124159194 gene encoding uncharacterized protein LOC124159194 isoform X1, giving the protein MDVEEVQSLPLSVPLYSSFAVTWSEDDCVSVLTPKGTYVLVLRPTAYDFLPIFDYKRYWIASQQKIPTEKLGIDPNKIINKLEKDDFYNLAADINLSPNLEATDPITPSVSQVAWSSRGMVNFGRCMMAVLTNTGLVTFHYLRNSKWNMCSDFSKTLRAHFEKCWEQDSKDVRLLNASKQLNFLKKRVIQMKTTVVGWSHMFFEANSSVSYFITGQANGEIMIWKIPALSGEQSKIEPIFVNCFESKLMRMTSLLWLSIEGSKGFLIAGDISGIIKLFRLRLNPDNPNDVELVGDMDIWPEYDNIPVKNIKLLSGGANLSDVQIVAIKGNFVVVVSLGDDGVPAHRASLLVGKFCISGCEILGNASVILASQSGSMTKVNITKAGDGGINLDAIELKSNIDLSDKLCHGFGASRNKMIGIMLNSIYKPFDHLVLRDPTTAVLFTMEFMPNPLTLLLKNPSFSLTNHWDCVETLRVQVARGRYSTTVVNTENLLSQSPYQLSCSLWIYQIITKYRSQGNELSDETSKTVRRLEDAIFAHHAIKILQNLPTSDIKSFSDSQLLSFGLFYKWMKIYLSQSDEDMQHIRSLLHTISDLEDFSLLPMEEKCDLCGGNVEMKHWKNAQCDTNISRADAGCQGTGHCIPRCSMSLIQCSSFPYRICRVCHALANKNLVHTDEPICIFCHGLLQLDDRL; this is encoded by the exons gtCTTGAGACCAACTGCATAtgattttttacccatttttgaTTACAAGAGATATTGGATTGCGTCACAACAAAAGATTCCAACTGAAAAATTAG GAATTGACCCCAACAAAATCATCAACAAATTGGAAAAGGATGATTTTTATAACCTTGCAGCTGATATTAACCTCTCCCCTAATCTTGAAGCAACTGATCCCATTACTCCATCTGTTTCACAAGTGGCATGGTCAAGCAGAGGAATGGTCAACTTTGGAAG GTGCATGATGGCTGTGCTGACGAATACTGGGTTAGTAACCTTTCATTATCTCAGGAATAGTAAGTGGAATATGTGCTCAGATTTCTCCAAGACATTACGTGCCCACTTTGAAAAATGTTGGGAACAAGATTCCAAAGATGTACGCTTATTGAATGCCTCAAAGCAactcaattttctcaaaaaaagagTAATTCAGATGAAGACAACTG TCGTAGGTTGGAGCCACATGTTCTTTGAAGCTAATTCGAGTGTTTCATATTTCATCACTGGACAAGCAAATGGTGAAATAATGATTTGGAAAATACCTGCTTTGTCTGGAGAGCAAAGCAAAATTGAACCAATCTTTGTTAATTGTTTTGAGTCAAAATTAATGAGAATGACGAGCTTATTATGGCTGTCAATTGAAGGAAGTAaag GGTTTTTGATTGCTGGAGACATTAGTGGAATCATTAAGTTATTTCGCTTGCGGTTGAACCCTGACAATCCTAATGATGTGGAGCTGGTTGGTGATATGGATATTTGGCCAGAATATGATAATATAcctgtcaaaaatataaaattactctCTGGTGGAGCTAATTTAAGTGATGTACAGATTGTGgctataaaaggaaattttgttgttgttgtgtctTTGGGTGATGATGGTGTCCCTGCCCATCGTGCTTCTCTTCTTGTGGGTAAATTTTGTATTTCAG GTTGTGAAATACTGGGCAATGCTTCTGTCATTCTTGCTTCACAAAGTGGAAGCATGACCAAAGTCAATATCACTAAAGCTGGAGATGGTGGAATAAATCTTGATGCCATAGAGCTGAAAAGCAATATAGACTTATCTGATAAACTCTGTCATGGATTTGGAGCTTCACGGAACAAAATGATTGGCATCATGCTAAATAG catatACAAACCATTTGATCATCTAGTACTAAGAGATCCTACCACAGCTGTACTTTTTACTATGGAATTTATGCCTAATCCTTTAACTCTCTTGTTAAAAAATCCATCTTTTTCCTTGACCAATCATTGGGACTGTGTTGAAACTTTGAG AGTGCAGGTGGCCAGGGGTAGATATTCGACGACTGTTGTGAACACTGAAAATCTGCTTTCACAAAGCCCCTATCAGCTGAGCTGCAGCCTTTGGATATATCAGATAATCACAAAATATCGTTCTCAAGGAAATGAACTGTCTGACGAAACG AGTAAGACTGTGAGAAGGTTGGAAGATGCAATATTTGCTCACCATGCAATCAAGATACTCCAAAATTTGCCCACAAGTGACATTAAATCCTTCTCTGACTCACAACTTCTTAGCTTCGGACTCTTTTAcaaatggatgaaaatttatttatctcaaagtGATGAAGATATGCAGCATATTAGATCCTTGCTGCATACCATTTCTGATCTAGAAGATTTTTCACTGCTGCCCATGGAGGAAAAGTGTGACTTATGTGGAGGAA ATGTTGAAATGAAGCACTGGAAAAATGCTCAATGTGATACAAATATTTCACGTGCAGATGCTGGTTGCCAAGGAACTGGTCACTGTATACCTCGTTGTTCAATGAGTCTTATACAGTGCTCCTCATTTCCGTACAGAATATGCAGGGTCTGCCACGCATTGGCAAATAAAAACTTGG TTCATACTGATGAACCAATATGCATTTTTTGCCATGGACTTCTTCAATTGGATGATCGTTTGTAG